One region of Halohasta litchfieldiae genomic DNA includes:
- a CDS encoding helix-turn-helix domain-containing protein yields the protein MTYEANRPVKTSLKTFAIIEQLSRTDRVRVSDLAADLETSKGIIHNHLSTLRELGYVRKADDGYQLSPKLLRVGFRTRSNSRLYTFAHDFLAAFANQFETSVLLVETAGSDCVVVDTHDIPDTTVDVGTAIPRSTSLPGQAISAQNETIDHGESVSNDTGAMGDSLDEQGYIVGPLSDEITHRCVAAPIVDDADDCYGCLAVLLPTELSDQQRQRITEATVRLRERIETRFRSGWDDTRSFATEKHSWIE from the coding sequence ATGACCTACGAAGCGAACCGGCCCGTGAAAACGAGTCTCAAGACGTTTGCAATAATAGAACAGTTGAGCCGAACGGACAGGGTACGTGTCTCCGATCTCGCAGCGGACCTGGAGACGAGCAAGGGCATCATCCACAACCACCTAAGTACACTCCGGGAACTCGGCTACGTTCGGAAAGCCGATGACGGCTACCAGCTCTCGCCGAAACTACTACGCGTTGGGTTTCGGACCCGGTCTAACTCTCGGCTCTACACGTTTGCTCATGACTTCCTTGCAGCCTTCGCCAATCAGTTCGAGACGAGCGTTCTATTGGTTGAAACCGCCGGCTCCGACTGTGTCGTTGTCGACACCCACGATATTCCGGATACCACAGTCGACGTCGGCACAGCGATCCCGAGGTCGACGTCGCTTCCGGGGCAGGCGATCTCGGCGCAGAACGAGACCATCGACCACGGTGAGTCAGTCTCCAACGACACGGGTGCGATGGGCGACTCCCTCGACGAGCAGGGGTACATCGTCGGCCCACTCTCCGATGAGATCACACACCGCTGTGTCGCCGCCCCGATAGTCGACGATGCGGACGATTGCTATGGCTGTCTCGCGGTACTGCTCCCTACGGAGCTGTCGGACCAACAGCGACAACGGATTACTGAGGCAACCGTTCGCCTCCGAGAACGGATCGAAACCCGATTTCGCTCGGGGTGGGACGACACCAGATCCTTTGCCACCGAGAAACACTCCTGGATCGAGTAG
- a CDS encoding HpcH/HpaI aldolase/citrate lyase family protein — protein MLNENTLRRSQLGIPGNESRLVGEAMGSAADEIFLDLEDSLAPGEKQSARSELIDIVEAHSWTDNVLSYRINGTDTRWWYNDIIEVVEAVGETIDTLIVPKVSGPADIQTVATLLSSVETNMGADSGPIGLSAQIETAEGMDSITEIAHASERLQALIFGPADYAASIGASHGAAEYPGHYWHYPLSRVSQAAASAGLLAIGGPHTDPHDSQGFQEACTAESALGYDGKIVIHPDQIETVNRVFSPTPEEADRARRIVDNYESTASNDVAAIDGKIIDQEMYQMAKRIVSKAEQSNQL, from the coding sequence ATGTTGAACGAAAACACGCTTCGGCGGTCGCAGTTGGGGATCCCGGGCAACGAGTCCCGACTTGTCGGGGAGGCCATGGGGAGTGCGGCCGACGAAATATTCCTCGATCTCGAAGATTCGCTGGCACCCGGCGAAAAGCAGTCGGCACGGTCGGAACTCATCGACATCGTCGAGGCCCATTCGTGGACCGACAACGTTCTCAGCTATCGGATCAACGGGACCGACACGCGCTGGTGGTACAACGACATTATCGAGGTCGTCGAAGCTGTCGGCGAGACCATCGATACGCTCATCGTACCAAAAGTAAGCGGGCCAGCGGACATCCAGACGGTTGCGACACTGCTCTCATCAGTCGAGACCAACATGGGGGCTGACAGTGGCCCAATCGGACTCAGCGCCCAGATCGAAACGGCCGAGGGGATGGACTCGATTACGGAGATCGCCCATGCGTCCGAGCGACTCCAAGCGCTCATCTTTGGCCCGGCTGATTATGCGGCCTCTATCGGTGCGTCTCACGGTGCCGCGGAGTATCCGGGACACTACTGGCACTACCCGCTGTCGCGGGTCTCACAGGCGGCCGCAAGCGCCGGGTTGCTTGCTATCGGCGGTCCACATACGGACCCACACGATTCACAAGGGTTTCAGGAGGCCTGTACTGCTGAGAGCGCCCTCGGCTATGACGGCAAAATCGTCATCCATCCGGACCAAATCGAGACTGTCAACCGCGTGTTCTCGCCAACCCCCGAGGAGGCCGACCGGGCCCGCCGAATCGTCGACAACTACGAGTCGACGGCCTCAAACGATGTCGCCGCCATCGATGGCAAAATAATCGATCAAGAGATGTATCAGATGGCCAAACGAATTGTGTCGAAAGCAGAGCAGTCGAATCAACTGTAA
- the rdfA gene encoding rod-determining factor RdfA, giving the protein MDTTPNAASGRTGKVARLLSDDTIAEVGDELVERWTAEANRMSLRDLADYFNRQLLEARLDQQRIDVLPGEIENMYRLLTDDEVTSGTRIQVKNRLGEYGVDTETLESDFVSRQAIHTYLTKHRQESYDEPDPDEIVDRRLEELQRLNSRQQAVTEQTVSTLQNRDRLDLGEFQVLSSVQIQCTDCGRQFDLPTLVDRGRCQCDTS; this is encoded by the coding sequence ATGGATACGACACCGAACGCTGCGTCCGGTCGAACCGGAAAAGTAGCACGTCTTCTCAGCGACGATACCATTGCAGAGGTCGGGGATGAGTTAGTAGAGCGGTGGACAGCCGAAGCCAACCGTATGAGTCTCCGCGACCTCGCGGACTACTTCAACAGGCAGTTGCTCGAAGCACGGCTCGACCAGCAGCGAATCGACGTGCTTCCCGGAGAAATCGAGAACATGTATCGCTTGCTTACTGACGACGAGGTGACCAGCGGAACGCGGATTCAAGTGAAAAACCGACTGGGTGAATATGGGGTCGATACCGAGACTCTGGAGTCGGATTTCGTCAGTCGACAGGCGATCCACACCTATCTAACGAAACACCGCCAGGAGAGCTACGACGAACCCGATCCCGATGAGATCGTCGACCGGCGGCTCGAAGAACTCCAACGACTCAACAGTCGACAGCAAGCCGTAACCGAACAGACGGTGTCGACACTCCAAAACAGGGACCGTCTCGATCTGGGAGAGTTTCAGGTGCTGTCTTCGGTTCAGATCCAGTGTACTGACTGTGGTCGACAGTTCGATCTGCCAACCTTGGTCGACCGTGGTCGCTGTCAGTGCGACACCTCCTGA
- a CDS encoding archaea-specific SMC-related protein, whose translation MSHTRPDQQATQIEITNIGGIDQSSLTLHSGVNVLAGKNATNRTSFLQALMAVCGSEQATLKADADQGQVTLSSGDQQYTRTISRRNGVVSYDGEPYLDDPILADLFAFLLEDNEARQAVARGDNLREILMRPVDTAAIEREIEERQSEREEIDTQLQRLDSLEEQLPTLEADRDALEDEIAEKKSELAAKNSQIESLDTTVDETREQKDAYESKLDALSQARQERQRIERRIDSERESIESLRTDRNEIAEQVAEYDAVPESRISEIDGEVQHLRGQIQQINSTVSDLQSVIQFNEEFLAEDQPSSLQTLDDDPESSGSEITEQLVSDSTEVTCWTCGSNVETTQIDSTLDELRAIRNDKMDQRQTFQDQVDELEAEKSSLEQAQQTHDRLQQQLADVEREIDDRTAKLDGLEAQQADIQTRIDTLESEVDAFENVEQSEILDLQKETSRIEVEIEQLTADLESIEAEISDIESQLDDRDHLEAQREQLSSELAGLRTKIEDLQTDAVDEFNSHMDSLLDRLGYDNLERIWIERTEKEVREGRRKISKDQFELHVVRSTDSGTVYEDVVDHLSESERELTGLVFALAGYLVHEVYDHVPFMLLDSVEAIDADRIARLVDYLGGYSDYLVVALLEEDARALDDSYPRIESI comes from the coding sequence ATGAGTCACACACGTCCCGATCAACAGGCTACTCAGATCGAGATCACCAACATCGGTGGGATCGATCAGTCATCGCTGACTCTGCACTCCGGTGTGAACGTTCTCGCTGGCAAAAACGCGACGAACCGGACTTCGTTTCTGCAGGCGCTCATGGCCGTCTGCGGAAGCGAGCAGGCGACACTCAAGGCGGATGCCGATCAGGGACAGGTCACACTTTCGAGCGGAGACCAGCAGTACACACGCACGATCAGCCGACGAAACGGTGTGGTTTCGTACGACGGAGAGCCGTATCTCGACGATCCGATTCTCGCCGACCTGTTTGCCTTCCTGCTTGAGGACAACGAGGCTCGTCAGGCGGTCGCACGCGGGGATAACCTCCGCGAAATACTGATGCGACCGGTCGACACGGCGGCAATCGAGCGGGAGATCGAGGAGCGCCAGTCCGAGCGTGAAGAGATCGACACACAGCTACAGCGGCTCGATTCGCTCGAAGAACAGCTCCCGACGCTGGAGGCCGACCGGGACGCACTCGAAGACGAGATCGCCGAGAAGAAATCCGAGTTGGCTGCAAAGAACAGTCAAATCGAATCGCTGGATACCACCGTCGACGAGACCCGCGAACAGAAGGACGCATACGAATCGAAGCTCGATGCACTGAGTCAGGCACGGCAGGAGCGCCAGCGGATCGAGAGGCGGATCGACTCCGAACGGGAGAGTATCGAGAGTCTCCGAACTGATCGAAATGAGATCGCCGAACAGGTAGCCGAGTACGACGCAGTCCCTGAGTCACGGATCTCGGAGATCGACGGGGAAGTTCAGCATCTCCGCGGACAGATTCAGCAGATCAATTCGACTGTCAGTGATCTGCAGTCCGTTATCCAGTTCAACGAGGAGTTCCTTGCGGAAGACCAGCCGTCATCTCTCCAGACCTTGGATGATGATCCTGAATCGTCTGGGAGTGAGATCACCGAGCAACTGGTGAGTGATTCGACCGAGGTCACCTGCTGGACCTGCGGCAGTAACGTTGAGACGACACAGATCGACTCGACGCTCGACGAACTCCGGGCGATACGGAACGACAAGATGGACCAGCGACAGACGTTCCAAGACCAAGTCGACGAGTTGGAAGCCGAGAAATCATCACTTGAACAGGCACAACAGACCCATGATCGACTTCAGCAGCAACTTGCAGACGTCGAGAGAGAAATCGATGATCGCACAGCGAAACTAGACGGCCTCGAAGCACAGCAAGCCGACATACAGACGCGGATTGACACACTCGAATCCGAGGTCGACGCTTTCGAGAACGTCGAACAAAGCGAGATACTCGACCTTCAAAAGGAGACGAGTCGGATCGAAGTCGAAATCGAGCAGCTTACGGCTGATCTCGAGAGCATCGAGGCCGAAATTTCCGACATCGAATCGCAACTCGACGACCGCGACCATCTCGAAGCCCAGCGAGAGCAGCTCAGTTCGGAGCTTGCAGGGCTCAGAACGAAGATCGAGGATCTTCAAACCGACGCCGTCGACGAGTTCAACTCCCATATGGATTCCCTCTTGGATCGACTCGGCTACGACAACCTCGAACGGATCTGGATCGAACGCACCGAAAAGGAAGTACGAGAGGGTCGACGCAAGATCAGCAAAGACCAGTTCGAGCTACACGTGGTCCGCAGCACTGACTCGGGGACGGTCTACGAGGACGTGGTCGACCATCTCAGCGAAAGTGAGCGGGAACTCACCGGCCTCGTGTTCGCGTTAGCTGGCTATCTCGTTCACGAGGTGTACGACCACGTTCCGTTCATGCTGCTGGACTCCGTGGAGGCCATCGACGCCGACCGTATCGCACGGCTCGTCGACTACCTCGGTGGCTACTCCGACTACCTCGTCGTTGCACTGCTGGAAGAAGACGCACGAGCGCTCGACGACAGCTACCCCCGAATCGAATCGATCTAA
- a CDS encoding IclR family transcriptional regulator yields the protein MVDGSDLPVAATQTSVRILETLIDLDGGGVTAVAEALGRSKSSVHNHLETLTGLGFVVKDDHEYRVSLRFLHIGSYARQQYPIYTAGIDEVVQLSTAANCSAGIVVLEADSVICLHHRLGPNTGTPRVGAGDQLPLHTAAGKAILAALPEARREDLLADHAFDAGTEQSYSSRAELDAELQTVTARGLAVDREEWYPDMRGIAAAVEAPDGSVRGAIYVLTDTESLSGKRFQQDLPGLVISSATQIQNTLRESEN from the coding sequence ATGGTAGACGGCTCAGATCTCCCGGTGGCGGCGACACAGACGAGTGTTCGGATACTCGAGACGCTCATCGACCTCGATGGCGGTGGTGTCACTGCGGTTGCCGAGGCGCTCGGTCGGTCGAAAAGCTCGGTCCACAACCATCTGGAGACGCTGACCGGCCTCGGCTTCGTCGTCAAAGACGACCACGAGTACCGTGTCAGTCTTCGGTTCCTGCACATTGGATCATATGCACGCCAGCAGTACCCGATTTATACTGCTGGGATCGACGAGGTCGTACAGCTGTCGACTGCCGCAAACTGTTCGGCCGGGATCGTCGTGCTTGAAGCCGACAGCGTCATCTGTCTCCATCATCGCCTCGGTCCGAACACCGGGACACCGCGAGTCGGTGCTGGCGACCAGTTGCCGCTCCACACAGCCGCCGGGAAGGCGATTCTCGCGGCGCTGCCGGAGGCCCGCCGTGAGGACCTGCTTGCGGACCACGCGTTCGACGCCGGAACCGAACAGTCCTATTCGAGCCGGGCAGAACTGGATGCCGAGCTACAAACCGTCACCGCACGTGGTCTCGCAGTCGACCGCGAGGAGTGGTATCCCGATATGCGAGGGATCGCGGCAGCCGTTGAAGCTCCCGATGGCTCCGTTCGAGGCGCAATCTATGTGCTAACTGACACGGAGAGTCTCTCGGGCAAACGATTTCAGCAAGACCTTCCCGGACTTGTCATCAGTTCGGCAACCCAGATCCAGAACACGCTCCGAGAGTCCGAAAACTGA
- the dgoD gene encoding galactonate dehydratase, which produces MEITGYELFAVPPRWLFLKLETDTGLCGWGEPIVEGHAKTTRAAVEEILDNYLIGNNPMEIERHWQAMYRGRHFRGGPVLMSAIGGIDQALWDIKGKRYDAPVYELLGGRARDRIRVYQWIGGDTPEEIADAAEAAVDNGYRTLKLSAVSQFRRIDSPAAVHHARDRLAAVRQRVGDEIDIGVDFRGRVTKAMADWVAAELDQYDPMFYEEPVLPEHADALGDIASSTKVPLAIGQRLYSRWDFAPLIEDGVVDIIQPSPSHAGGISEVRKIASSAESADILLSLHCPLGPISFAACIQLDMVTPNSIVQAQSLDIDQPADNELLDYLDEPGVFEFADGYVTPPEGPGLGIEVDEAVVREQAQSQINWQNPIWYHDDGSIAEW; this is translated from the coding sequence ATGGAAATCACAGGCTACGAACTGTTTGCCGTGCCCCCACGGTGGCTGTTTCTCAAACTGGAGACAGACACGGGACTCTGCGGCTGGGGCGAACCCATCGTTGAGGGCCATGCCAAGACCACTCGCGCTGCTGTCGAGGAGATCCTCGACAACTATCTAATCGGCAACAACCCCATGGAGATCGAACGCCACTGGCAGGCGATGTACCGGGGGCGACATTTCCGTGGCGGGCCGGTTTTGATGAGCGCAATCGGCGGCATCGATCAGGCACTCTGGGATATCAAGGGCAAACGGTACGACGCGCCGGTGTACGAACTGCTCGGCGGGCGGGCCCGCGACCGGATTCGGGTCTATCAGTGGATCGGCGGCGACACGCCAGAAGAGATCGCCGACGCGGCCGAAGCCGCGGTCGACAACGGCTACCGAACGCTGAAGCTCTCGGCGGTCTCGCAGTTCCGGCGGATCGACTCACCGGCGGCAGTCCACCACGCCCGTGACCGACTGGCAGCAGTCCGACAGCGAGTTGGCGACGAGATCGATATCGGCGTCGACTTCCGCGGCCGAGTAACGAAAGCGATGGCCGACTGGGTGGCCGCCGAACTCGATCAGTACGATCCAATGTTCTATGAGGAGCCCGTGCTGCCGGAGCACGCAGACGCCCTCGGTGACATTGCCTCCAGCACGAAGGTTCCGCTGGCTATCGGCCAGCGGCTCTACTCGCGGTGGGATTTCGCACCCCTGATCGAGGACGGCGTGGTCGACATCATCCAGCCGTCGCCCTCACATGCGGGCGGCATCTCTGAGGTCCGGAAGATCGCGAGCAGTGCCGAGAGTGCTGATATCCTGCTGTCACTGCACTGTCCGCTCGGACCGATCTCCTTTGCAGCCTGTATCCAACTGGATATGGTGACACCGAACAGCATCGTTCAGGCCCAGAGCCTCGATATCGACCAGCCAGCCGACAACGAGCTACTGGACTATCTCGACGAACCTGGGGTTTTCGAGTTCGCCGATGGCTACGTCACTCCCCCGGAGGGCCCCGGTCTGGGAATCGAAGTCGACGAAGCAGTTGTCCGGGAGCAGGCCCAGTCCCAAATCAACTGGCAGAACCCGATCTGGTACCACGACGACGGGAGTATCGCCGAGTGGTAG
- a CDS encoding FGGY-family carbohydrate kinase: MSRVLIGVDAGTSNLKAAAFNLDGEQIEIATIENPVETPQSGWQVQNMTTNWKKTATVISEVVEDIEDDHEILGIGITGQGDGCWLIDEEGDPVRDAILWSDGRASEIVDDWVDNGKADVIREATGTDIFPGVTLPIMQWLVENEPETLEEAETVFYCKDWLKFKLTGERTMDYSDATLPFLDIETREYSEEVQELIDFDGVDDLLPRLAPPTEIIGDVTGDAAVETGLPEGTPVISGVFDIPANAIGSGAVQPGESSSIVGTTSLNQTVLTEPPEELLGRGFTLAVDEEFYLRSMASMAGTPNIDWSYENIANNREFADVESEIEELPVGSEGLLYHPYLSSSGERNPFLKTSARAQFIGLSPEHGQKHMMRAIYEGVALAMRDSFEHIQVESDRIMIAGGGSRSDFWCQMFSDCLDAPIVLPEGDELGAKGAALLTGVALGEYDDLEAAVDRTVRTTDRFEPDPEKVPKYDEWYEFYHDAYQAMFDVWDDRVETLNRLRDK; this comes from the coding sequence ATGAGCCGAGTACTCATCGGTGTCGACGCAGGCACCTCTAACCTGAAAGCCGCAGCATTCAATCTCGATGGCGAGCAGATCGAGATCGCAACAATCGAAAACCCAGTGGAAACGCCCCAGTCCGGGTGGCAAGTACAGAACATGACCACCAACTGGAAGAAGACGGCCACCGTCATCAGCGAGGTCGTCGAGGATATCGAGGACGACCACGAGATCCTCGGCATCGGGATCACCGGCCAAGGTGACGGCTGTTGGCTCATCGACGAGGAGGGCGATCCAGTTCGGGATGCAATCCTCTGGTCGGACGGTCGCGCCTCCGAAATCGTCGACGACTGGGTCGACAACGGGAAGGCCGACGTGATCCGGGAGGCCACCGGCACCGACATCTTCCCCGGTGTGACCCTGCCGATCATGCAGTGGCTGGTCGAAAACGAGCCCGAAACCCTTGAGGAAGCCGAGACGGTCTTTTACTGCAAGGACTGGCTAAAGTTCAAACTCACCGGCGAGCGAACGATGGACTATAGCGACGCGACGTTGCCGTTTCTCGACATCGAAACGCGGGAGTACTCCGAGGAGGTGCAAGAGTTGATCGACTTCGATGGTGTCGACGACCTGCTGCCGCGGCTCGCGCCGCCGACCGAGATCATCGGCGATGTGACTGGCGATGCCGCAGTCGAGACCGGGCTCCCCGAGGGGACCCCCGTGATTTCGGGCGTCTTCGACATCCCGGCCAACGCCATCGGCAGCGGCGCGGTCCAGCCCGGCGAGAGTTCCTCCATTGTGGGGACGACCTCGCTGAACCAGACCGTGCTGACCGAGCCACCCGAAGAGCTACTGGGTCGGGGCTTTACGCTCGCGGTCGACGAAGAGTTTTATCTCCGGTCGATGGCATCGATGGCGGGCACACCCAACATCGACTGGTCCTACGAGAACATCGCCAACAACCGGGAGTTCGCTGACGTCGAGAGCGAGATTGAGGAGCTCCCGGTCGGCTCCGAGGGACTGCTGTACCATCCGTATCTCAGCTCCTCGGGAGAGCGAAACCCGTTCCTCAAGACGAGTGCCCGCGCCCAGTTCATCGGGCTGTCGCCGGAACACGGCCAGAAACACATGATGCGGGCGATCTACGAGGGCGTCGCCTTGGCGATGCGTGATTCGTTCGAACACATCCAAGTAGAGTCCGACCGGATCATGATCGCTGGCGGCGGCTCCCGCTCCGACTTTTGGTGTCAGATGTTCTCCGATTGCCTTGACGCGCCCATTGTCCTCCCGGAGGGCGACGAACTCGGTGCGAAAGGTGCGGCTCTGCTGACCGGCGTCGCCCTCGGCGAGTACGACGACCTCGAAGCGGCGGTCGACCGGACCGTTCGGACCACGGATCGGTTCGAACCTGACCCGGAGAAAGTACCCAAATACGACGAGTGGTACGAGTTCTACCACGACGCCTATCAGGCGATGTTCGATGTCTGGGACGACCGCGTCGAGACGCTCAACCGCCTCCGCGACAAATAG